In Gossypium arboreum isolate Shixiya-1 chromosome 6, ASM2569848v2, whole genome shotgun sequence, the following are encoded in one genomic region:
- the LOC108486164 gene encoding 20 kDa chaperonin, chloroplastic-like — protein MATSQLTASPVTASARNLASLQGLRLSTIKFSSIGTLKPGALTSRSFRGLVVKAATVVAPKYTSVKPLRDRVLVKIKETEEKTEGGILLPTTAQSKPQGGEVVAVGEGKTIGNTKSESSVKTGAQVIYSKYAGMEVEFNGANHLLLKEDVIVGLLETDDIKDLKPLNDRVLIKVSEAEEKTTGGLLLTEASKEKPSLGTVIAVGPGTLDEEGNLKPLSVSPGNTVLYSKYAGNDFKGNDGSNYIALRASDVMVVLS, from the exons ATGGCTACATCTCAGCTAACAGCGTCGCCAGTGACAGCATCAGCTAGGAACTTGGCTTCATTACAAGGGCTTAGGCTGTCCACCATCAAATTCTCTTCCATTGGAACATTAAAGCCTGGGGCATTGACCAGCAGGTCCTTCAGAGGTTTGGTTGTTAAAGCAGCTACCGTTGTTGCCCCTAAG TACACTTCAGTTAAGCCCTTGCGTGACAGAGTGTTGGTGAAGATCAAAGAAACAGAGGAGAAGACTGAGGGTGGCATTTTGCTTCCAACAACTGCTCAATCAAAGCCTCAAGGAGGTGAGGTGGTTGCTGTTGGTGAAGGGAAGACAATTGGGAATACGAAATCGGAAAGTTCTGTGAAG ACTGGTGCTCAGGTCATATATTCCAAGTATGCTGGGATGGAGGTCGAGTTCAATGGTGCAAATCATCTTCTCCTAAAAGAGGATGTCATTGTTGGACTTCTTGAAACCGATGACATAAAAGATCTTAAACCTCTGAACGACAGAGTTTTAATTAAG GTTTCGGAAGCTGAGGAGAAAACCACCGGAGGTTTGTTGCTGACCGAGGCAAGCAAAGAAAAACCTTCCCTTGGAACG gtGATAGCTGTTGGACCTGGTACTTTAGATGAGGAAGGTAACCTAAAGCCACTATCGGTCTCACCTGGAAACACCGTCCTGTATTCAAAGTATGCTGGGAATGACTTCAAGGGCAATGATGGTAGTAACTATATTGCTCTGAGAGCATCTGATGTAATGGTTGTGCTCTCTTAG